The Thermococcus sp. 4557 genomic sequence CCAGCTCCGTCATCCTGGGATACGCGCGGACTATGTTGTCGACGATTGTTATGTCGGCCATCCTAGCGGAGCGTGAAAGCGGGTTGAGGTCAACGGTGATCACGAACTTGCCCATCCTGACGAGGGCCTCCGTTCTGTCGCCGTCCTCCAGCGGGACAACGACTACATCGGCCTTCCAGATTCCCTCCTCGTCAACCTTTCCCCTCTCATGCTCCAGGCCCGGAATGCGCTTCGTGGGATTTATCCCCAGGAGCTCCACATCGGGGTCGTGCTTCCTCAGCTCCTCCGCTATCGCCCTAACGCGCTCTTCCGTGCGGTAGAATAGGTTTATCTCGAGCTTGGCGTTCAGCGCTTTTGCCAGCTCTATCGTCTCCTTTGGAACGAGTGCCGCGACGTTGCCGTTGACCGAGATGACCGGGTGCTTCGCCAGGATCAGCTTGGCGACGGC encodes the following:
- a CDS encoding 4-phosphopantoate--beta-alanine ligase, coding for MVEIPKSHPRYWSLYYREKIIEGMEKGMTAKAGLIAHGRGEAFDYLIGERTIEPAERAIKAAVAKLILAKHPVISVNGNVAALVPKETIELAKALNAKLEINLFYRTEERVRAIAEELRKHDPDVELLGINPTKRIPGLEHERGKVDEEGIWKADVVVVPLEDGDRTEALVRMGKFVITVDLNPLSRSARMADITIVDNIVRAYPRMTELAREMKDYSRGELLAILEEYSNEKTLSDVLMHMERRLTRLAEGGVWRKKTLE